The Streptomyces sp. NBC_01439 genome contains the following window.
CCGGGCCGCCGCGGCCGTGGCGGCGCTCTCCGCGACCACCTGGTTCGGCCTGCTCCTCCTCGCCCGGCCCTACGAGCGCTTCACCCTCGCCGACCGGGACGAGATCCAGACGGCCGTCCTGTTGCTGGCCGTCGGGCTGATCGTCGCCCAACTGACTGCACGGACACGCAGGTTGGAGGCGGTCGTGGCCACCGGCGCCGCGCACCTGTCCAGCCTCCAGGGCACCGCCCGGCTGACCGAGCAGGGCGGCTCGCCGGACGCGGTGGTCGAGTACGTCCGCCGGGAGCTCATCGGCCTGCTGGGGCTGCGCGGCTGCCGCTTCGAGTACGGAACCCTGATCGGGCACCGACCGCGGCTGGAGCACGACGGCGGCCTGTGGCTGCGCCGCGGTGGCGAGGTCACCGGGTACGCCGACTGGCCGCACGGCGAGATCGAGCTGCGGGTCGTCGGGGGCGGGCACTATTACGGGCGCTTCCTCCTCGCTCCCTTTCCCGGCCACCGCCTGCCGCCGGAGGACGCCCGCTCGGTGGCGCTCGCCCTGGCCGCGCTGGCGGGAGCCGCACTGGACACGGCCGGTGTGTCCCACCGCGGCTGAGCCCCGCTCATGGGGCGTCGCGGTGAACGCGGGCCAGGATCAGGACCGTGTCGTCGGTCGGCGGCTCGGGCAGCAGGCCGGCCAGGACGCGGTCCGCCATGTCCTCCAACGGCTCGCTGCGGCCGCCCAGTTCGGCGCGCAGGGCGTCCAGGCCCACCTCGATGTCCCGCCCCCGGGCCTCGATGAGGCCGTCCGTGTACAGGGCGAGCGTGGCGTTCTCGGGCAGTTCGATCTCGGTGGTCCGGAACGGGGCGCCGCCGACGCCCAGGGGGACCCCGAGGACCTCGCCAATGGTCTGCACCGTGCCGTCCGGCCGGAGCACCAGGGGCGGCGGGTGGCCGGCACTGGCGATGCGGGCGCGTCCACTGCGCGGGTCGTAGACGAGGTAGAGGCAGGTCGCCAGCTCGATGCCGGCCTCCTGGGCGCACGCGTCGAGTTCGGTGAGCAGGTCGGCGGGCTCGCTGTCGTGGCGGGCCAGGGCCTTGGTGGTGATGCGCAGGTAGCCCATGGCCGCGGCCGCGTCCACTCCGTGCCCCATCACGTCGCCCACGACCAGGACGACCCGACCGTCGGGCAGGTTGATCACGTCGTACCAGTCACCGCCGACCTCGGTAATCCGGCTGCCGGGCACGTAGCGGTGGGCGACGTCCACGTACGGGGTGACCGCCAGCGCCGTGGGCAGCAGGGCCCGCTGCAGCGTGAGGGCGATGTCCTGGACCCGGCTGTAGAGGCGGGCGTTGTCCAGGCAGATCGCGGCGCGCGAGGCGAGTTCGCTGGCCAGGCTGACGTC
Protein-coding sequences here:
- a CDS encoding DUF4118 domain-containing protein, whose translation is MPGYRLHDRAALFGALVVPLLVALALVPFRTWLSPANGALVLVVAVVAIAASGTRAAAAVAALSATTWFGLLLLARPYERFTLADRDEIQTAVLLLAVGLIVAQLTARTRRLEAVVATGAAHLSSLQGTARLTEQGGSPDAVVEYVRRELIGLLGLRGCRFEYGTLIGHRPRLEHDGGLWLRRGGEVTGYADWPHGEIELRVVGGGHYYGRFLLAPFPGHRLPPEDARSVALALAALAGAALDTAGVSHRG